A section of the Jaculus jaculus isolate mJacJac1 chromosome 6, mJacJac1.mat.Y.cur, whole genome shotgun sequence genome encodes:
- the Chst13 gene encoding carbohydrate sulfotransferase 13: protein MGRRCCWRRRVSVAACLGAALLLLCTAPRALRSAFQNKALGSSWLGGVRKSPLQLLRDLEQGPRSALAEVHQQRRDLLRGACSRHTRRQRLLRPEDLRHVLVDDAHELLYCYVPKVACTNWKRVLLALGGRARGDPRAIPAHEAHAPGLLRSLADFDPAEINRRLRNYLAFLFVREPFERLASAYRNKFARPYSAAFQRRYGTRIVRRLRPHADPEALARGHDVRFAEFLSYLLDPRTRRLEPFNEHWERAHALCHPCRLRYDVVGKFETLAEDAAFVLGLVDAPGLRFPAPPPRPKAVPAREQAKRLFQDISPFYQRRLFDLYKMDFLLFNYSVPSYLRLH from the exons CATTTCAAaacaaggccctgggctccagCTGGCTTGGAGGAGTGAGGAAGAGTCCCCTGCAGCTGCTGCGTGACCTGGAGCAG GGTCCGCGCTCGGCGTTGGCAGAGGTGCACCAGCAGCGACGCGACCTGCTGCGCGGGGCCTGCAGCCGCCACACGCGCCGGCAGCGCTTGCTGCGGCCCGAGGACCTGCGGCACGTGCTGGTGGACGACGCGCACGAGCTGCTGTACTGCTACGTGCCCAAGGTGGCCTGCACCAACTGGAAGCGCGTGCTGCTGGCGCTGGGTGGCCGCGCGCGCGGAGACCCCCGCGCCATCCCCGCGCACGAGGCTCACGCGCCGGGCCTCCTGCGCTCGCTGGCCGACTTCGACCCGGCGGAGATCAACCGGCGCCTGCGCAACTACCTGGCCTTCCTGTTCGTGCGCGAACCCTTCGAGCGCCTGGCGTCGGCCTACCGCAACAAGTTCGCGCGGCCCTACAGCGCGGCCTTCCAGCGGCGCTACGGCACGCGCATCGTGCGCCGCCTGCGGCCGCACGCTGACCCCGAAGCGCTGGCCCGCGGCCACGACGTGCGCTTCGCTGAGTTCCTGTCCTACCTGCTGGACCCGCGCACGCGCCGCCTCGAGCCCTTCAACGAGCACTGGGAGCGCGCGCACGCGCTCTGCCACCCGTGCCGTCTGCGCTACGACGTGGTGGGCAAGTTCGAGACCCTGGCCGAGGACGCGGCCTTCGTGCTGGGCTTGGTGGATGCTCCGGGCCTGCGCTTCCCCGCGCCGCCACCGCGGCCCAAGGCCGTCCCCGCGCGCGAACAAGCCAAGCGTCTCTTCCAGGACATCAGCCCCTTCTACCAGAGGCGCCTCTTCGACCTCTACAAGATGGACTTCCTGCTCTTCAACTACTCCGTCCCCTCCTACCTGCGGCTGCATTAG